From the Nostoc sp. PCC 7107 genome, the window TCAATCCATTACTAATGACAGGAGCGTATACAGCAATTTTTGGCACCGCGTTCGCCTCTTATTATGGCAATTCTATTATCAACTATGTGCTGGCAGTATTCACCGGACTGGTAGTGATTAATTTTTTCTCAGCATCGACAGGTCAAGCCTTATTGAGTGTAGTGAATAATGGAACATTGTTGAACAAAATTAATTTGCCAACCAGTGTTTTTCCCGTATCAATGGTGGTAGCCAATGTCTTTCAGTTTGCAGTCGGAGTATTCCCATTGCTGGCATTAATGACATTAATTAATTCCAAAAGTTTAGTCAATGTATTGGTATTATTTTTACCATTACTGGCGATGGTTCTGGTATCTATTGGAATTAGCTTGCTAGTAAGTGCTTTATTTGTATTTTTTAGAGATTTGCCTTACTTCTATGAATTGGTTATTTTTATACTTTGGTTGAGTAGTCCTATATTTTATCCAGTAGTCATTGTACCAGCAACAGTAAAGACATTGCTGGTACTAAATCCTTTGTTTCCAGTAATTGAAAGTATCCGTCAAATTTCT encodes:
- a CDS encoding ABC transporter permease; its protein translation is MFWQLKASLQRSQVQHYWELLQVLVVRNLNVRYRGSFLGVYWSLLNPLLMTGAYTAIFGTAFASYYGNSIINYVLAVFTGLVVINFFSASTGQALLSVVNNGTLLNKINLPTSVFPVSMVVANVFQFAVGVFPLLALMTLINSKSLVNVLVLFLPLLAMVLVSIGISLLVSALFVFFRDLPYFYELVIFILWLSSPIFYPVVIVPATVKTLLVLNPLFPVIESIRQISLSGAVPEVHLIVHSLLSGVIFLALGITCFRCLRTSFMDLL